One genomic segment of Esox lucius isolate fEsoLuc1 chromosome 15, fEsoLuc1.pri, whole genome shotgun sequence includes these proteins:
- the crip2 gene encoding cysteine-rich protein 2 isoform X2, with translation MASKCPKCDKTVYFGVNIGGAGSYVYEAPVNDSPAPSDVDTPPKPAEEKKVFAPRAPVKASSITTFSGEANLCPRCNKKVYFAEKVTSLGKDWHRPCLRCERCSKTLAAGSHAEHDGRPYCHKPCYACLFGPKGVNTGGVGSYIYEKEVSTEAQP, from the exons GTGTGAACATTGGGGGAGCAGGTTCCTACGTGTATGAAGCCCCTGTCAACGATAGCCCAGCCCCTTCTGATGTGGACACTCCCCCAAAGCCTGCCGAGGAGAAGAAGGTGTTTGCACCCAGAGCCCCTGTTAAag CTTCCAGCATTACCACATTCTCTGGTGAGGCCAACCTGTGTCCCCGGTGCAACAAGAAGGTCTACTTTG CTGAGAAGGTGACATCCCTGGGGAAGGACTGGCATAGACCCTGTCTCCGCTGTGAGAGGTGCAGCAAGACCCTGGCAGCCGGCAGCCATGCGGAG CATGATGGCCGGCCCTACTGCCACAAGCCATGCTATGCTTGTCTCTTTGGACCCAAAG GGGTGAACACTGGGGGTGTTGGCAGCTACATCTATGAGAAGGAGGTCAGCACGGAGGCCCAGCCCTGA